In the Brevundimonas sp. MF30-B genome, ACTGGCCATGGTCCGCGCCACGGGCCTGACCAATCCGGGCTGCGCGGCCGAGGCTGCAACCCTCGCCGTGCCGCTTCCCCAGCCTTGATCGGGATCGCGATCGGGCTGGTCCTGGCCGCTCAGGCGCCGCCCGGGACGCGCGATTGCTCGGCACAGGAGATAGACGCCCTAACGGCGGCCACCGACCAACCCTTCGCCTTGCGGTGCCGGGCCCGGCTTGGCGGTCGATCGGTCGTACGCCCTGTCCGCATCGAAGGGGCGGAAGCGTCGGGCGCCCTTCTGGACTGCGGCGGCGGATCGATCGGCCGGCCGGGCCAGGCCGTGACCACGCGTTCGCCCACCGTCGCCATCTGGTCGCGTGATCTGGGCGACGGGCGCTTCAGCCGTCCGCGCGGCGTCGCCCTGACCGACTGCACCGTTCACGGCGCGGTGCGCATCTGGGGCATGGGGGCGGGCGAGAGCATGGTCAGCCTGCACGCCGCGTCTCGCCGGCCCGACCACACCGCGCGCGCCCAGGCCGCCGCGCCGACCGACATCGCCCTGAGCCGCGTCACCTTCGCCGGAACCGGCTCCATTCCGCTGTATGTCGGGCCGGGCGTCACGCGCGTGACGGTCAGCGACAGCCGCTTCACCGGCCGCTCGGTCTCGACGGCCGTCTATCTGGACGCCGAGAGCGCGGACAACACCATCCGCGACAGCAGCTTCGACCTGCGCACCGGCCGAGAGGTCATCGCGGTCGACGGCTCGGCCCGCAACCGGATCATGGACAACCGCATCGCCCTGAACCGGATGGGCGGGGTCTTCCTGTATCGCAACTGCGGCGAGGACGGCGTGATCCGGCATCAGACGCCGTCGGACAACCGCATCACCGGCAACACCTTCACCCGCGCCGCCTGGCTGGTCCCG is a window encoding:
- a CDS encoding right-handed parallel beta-helix repeat-containing protein, with product MIGIAIGLVLAAQAPPGTRDCSAQEIDALTAATDQPFALRCRARLGGRSVVRPVRIEGAEASGALLDCGGGSIGRPGQAVTTRSPTVAIWSRDLGDGRFSRPRGVALTDCTVHGAVRIWGMGAGESMVSLHAASRRPDHTARAQAAAPTDIALSRVTFAGTGSIPLYVGPGVTRVTVSDSRFTGRSVSTAVYLDAESADNTIRDSSFDLRTGREVIAVDGSARNRIMDNRIALNRMGGVFLYRNCGEDGVIRHQTPSDNRITGNTFTRAAWLVPRAVVVGSREGNRRYCGDDAGWPFGSSADDGDNAAGNVVAGNTVSRR